The DNA region CGTCTTCAGCTTGTCCGGCGAAAACTGGTCGCGGAACGGCTTTGAGATCTTGGCGTGGAACACGGTGAAATTGTTGGCGGCCACCGCATCGTTGAGCGAGACTAGGATGCTCTTGATCAGCACCTCCTGAACGAACGGGCTCGGCATATCCAGCGCCGAGGCCGGGCGCATCGCGCAAATCAGGAGCAGGCCGGCGGCGGCGACAATCGACCGGAAACGTGGCCAGCAAGGGATCATCAATGGCCCCATATCAAGCGTGGCGATACGATCCATCATTTGCCTGCTCACATATGGCGCAGGTCCGCCGCCCGAGGTCCCATTCTCATAACGGAAAACCACTGCTTCGTCTTGAGCCAAGCGCGAGCTAGCGCGGCTTTTCCCCGGGGCCGTGGGCGTGGATCGCCAGCGCGTGCACCGAGCCGGCGAGTTCCTGCGCCAGCGTCGCATTTATCATGCGATGGCGTTCGATCCGGCTCTTCCCTTCGAAGGCCGGAGACACAATATATACCCTGAAATGCGTCTCGCCGCCTGGCCTGTGGCCGGCGTGGCCCTCATGCAGATGTGACTCGTCGACGACGTCGAGGCTTTCGGGCAAGAAAGCTTCACGCAACTTGTTTATGATAGCGTCTTTGGTGCTCATGGCGGCGGAGTTAGGTCCGCGACGGCTTTTCGTCAATGGTGCAAGCGGGAAACGAGGTCTGCGCAATGTCAAGACTTGAAGATTTGTGCATTGCGTAGTCAAAGAGAACATGCCGATCGATTCATCAAAATTCTTCGACTCCATTCGCATCAAGCCGACCAAGGTGAGTGCGAAGCGCCAGGCGCAGGCCGGCGAGCAGGCCGTCGCCTGCGAGTGGGCGGGTTGCCAGAATAAGGGCGCGCACCGCGCCCCGAAGGGCCGCGAGAATTCGCGCGAGTATTGGCATTTCTGTCTCGATCACGTCCGCGAGTACAACCAGTCCTACAATTTCTTCCAGGGCATGAATCCTGACGACGTCGCGCGCTACCAGAAGGATGCGCTGACCGGCCACCGTCCGACCTGGAAGATGGGCCCCAACAACGGCAAGAAGGAGAGCGGGCTCGACGCCGCCTCCGATCCGTTCCACGTGTTCTCCGAGCTCAACGGCCGCGGCCGCTGGCGGCCCGGACCGGGTGGCGCGGAGCCCAAGCCCGAGACGCGCAAGGTCATGAACGCCGAGCGCAAGGCACTGCTGGTGATGGGGCTCGGCGCCGGGGCGACACTCGAAGACGTCAAGTCGAAGTACAAGGCGCTGGTGAAGCAGCACCATCCCGACGCCAACGGCGGCGATCGCTCCACCGAGGATCGCCTGATCGAGATCATCAAGGCATACAATTATCTGAAGACCGTGGTGCGCGAGGCGTAAGCTGTCGCCTCCGTCGCCCCTGCGAAAGCAGGGGCCCATAACCACCGGCGGCTATTGGTGCATTCAGATGTCGACCCCATCGTGCCATTGATGGGCCGCGGCGTATGGGTCCCTGCTTTCGCAGGGACGATGGCGGAGCTTTTGGCGTCGCCATCGTCCAACGGTGCGGCTTTGTAGCCCGGACGGAGCGCAGCGCAATCCGGGGCTCTTCCATCCGTGGTCACACCGCTCCCGGATTTCGCTGCGCTCCATCCGGGCTACGGTTAGCTCTCAGTCCTTCGGCACCGCACCGACATACGAAGAGCTCGGCCGGATCAACCGTCCGGTACGCCGCTGCTCCAAGGCGTGTGCGGTCCAGCCGGCGGCGCGGGCGGTGGCGAAGATCGGCGTGAACGCCTGCCGCGGGATTTCCAGCCCATCGAGCAGGATCGCGGTGAAGAACTCGACATTGGTCTCGAGCGGCCGCTCCGGGTTCTTCTTGCGCAGCGCTGCGCGGATATAGGCCTCGACCTCGCCGGCAAACGGCAGGTCGGCGCCGCTGGCCTCGAGGCGTTCGATGGCGATCTTCAGCACGTCGGCGCGCGGGTCGCGTACGCGATAGACCCGATGGCCAAAGCCCATCAGCCGTTCGCCATGCGCCAGCGCGCCGTCGACCCAGGGCTTGATGCGCTCACGGGTGCCGATTGCGTCCAGCATCTCCAGCACCGGCTCCGGCGCGCCGCCATGCAGCGGGCCGGTCAGCGCGCAATAGCCGCCGGTGATGGCCGCGAACAGATCGGCCTGGGTCGACGCGATCACCCGCGTCGTGAAGGTCGATGCGTTCATGCCGTGGTCGCAGACGGTGACGAAATAGGCGTCGAGCGCCGCAACCTCGCGCGGCTCGGCCTTGCGCCCCCGCAGCATCCGCAGCGTGTCGGCGGCGTGGCTGGCATTCGGGTCCGGCGCGATCGGGGCATGTCCCTTGGCGTGCTGCGCCAGGGCGCCCGCGATCACCGGGAAGGCGCCGACAATGGTCGCCTCGTGCTCCAGCCCGTTCTCGCCGCGCAGGCCGGCGATCGCGGCCCGGAAGCCGTCGACGATCGACATGCCGCGCGTCGCCGGCAGCAGGTCCGGCAGCCGGGCGAAGGCGCGTTCGCGGGCGGCGCCGAGGCTGGCGCGGACGTTGGCTTCGCTCAGCGACTTGCCGGTGGCGCCGTTCCACAGCCGCGCCGTGACGCCCTCGAAGCTCGACTTGCCCGCGAGGCTGGCGACGTGCTCGCCGGCGATGATCAGTTCGCCGCGCTCGCCGTCGACATGGCTCAACACGGTCTCGGCGGCGGGAACGCCGTCCAGACCGATCTGGCTCTTGGTGAGAATCATGTTCATGGCCCGATCTCCTTGCTTCACCCCTTCAAGGTCGGGCCTCTCGACGGGTTGATCAATCTTGATTATATCAATCAATATGAAAAAATCCGCCGAGCTTTACCTCTCCGCCCGCGAGGCCGCAGCCGAGCTCGCGATCTCGCCGGCGACACTTTACGCCTATGTCAGCCGCGGCCTGATCCGCTCCGAGCCATCGCCGGATTCGCGCAGCCACCGCTACCGCGCCGAGGACATCAGGGGGTTGAAGGAGCGCCGCGTGCCGTCACCGGAGCCGCGCGGCTTTCGCAATTTCGACGCCGACCTGCCGGTGATGGATTCCGCAATCGCAACCATCACCGAGCAGGGCCCGATCTATCGCGGCGTGAACTGCGTCGATCTCGCCCAACGCGACACGCTGGAGCACACCGCGACGCTGCTGTGGGACGTCACCGGCGTCGATCCGTTCGCGTCGGACAATTGCCCGCATGTCTCCGATGAAATGCGTGCGATCGCCGAGGCCGCGCGGCGCGCCCAGCCGATCGACCGCACGGTCGCCGTGCTGGCGCTGGCGGCGAGTGCCGATCCCGGCGCCTTCACCCGCGCGCCGGATGGACGCGCGATGGTCGGCGGGCGCATCCTGCGGCTGCTGGTTGCGACCATGCTGAACGCTGTGCCATCGGCCGAGCCGCTGCATGAACAGGTGGCGCGGGTCTGGACGCCGGATAACAAGCACGCGCCCGACCTGATTCGCCGCGCGCTGGTGCTGCTCGCCGATCACGAACTGAATGCCTCCACCTTCACGGCGCGCTGCGCGGCATCGACCGGCCTCAATCTGTACGACTCTGTGATCGCGGGTCTCGTCGCGCTGAAGGGGCCGATGCATGGCGGCGCCGGCGTGCTCGCCTCGCGTCTGGTCAAGACCATGATTGACAACGACGTTGCGCCTGTGGTCCGCGAGCGGGTTGCGCTCGGCGAGCGTTTCGCCGGCTTCGGGCACGGCGTCTACAAGAAGGGCGATCCGCGCGCGATCTCGCTGCTCGAGGCCCTGACGCGGGCCGGCGCGCCGCGCAAATTCACCAGGGAAGTGCCTGATCGGATCGCGGAAGCAACCGGCGAGTTCGTCAACATCGACTACGCGCTGGCGGTGCTGGTCCATGCGCTGCGGATGCCCGCAGGCAGCGAGCTCGCGCTGTTTGCGATGGCCCGCAGCGTCGGCTGGATCGCGCATGCCAGCGAGCAGCTTCAGCTCGGCAAGCTGATCAGGCCCCGCGCGCGTTATGTCGGCCCGGCACCGGGGCGGGCCGGCACCACCAACAGCATTTAGCTATTTTGCCGGCTTGGCCGGTTCGATCAGTCCGCTGCCATGCCGGCGGCGGATGGTCCAGATCGCCAGCGACAGGATGACGGCAGCGCCGGCGACCGCGAACATCCAGAGATGCTTGCCGACATGTTGATGATGCGGCAGGCCGGCATAATCGTGCAGCGCGGTGACGGCGAGCACGCCGGGCAACACATGCGCCGGTGCCCAGAGCAGGATCGCGGGGATGTTGATTGCGTAGAAGCGCGCCGGCGGCATGTCGAGCGCGCCGGCGGTGATCGGCACAAAGGCGCGAATCGGCGGCACGAAGCGGGCGAAGAACACCGCGAGCACGCCCCATCGGTTGAAGAAGGCCTCGCTCTGCGCGACCACCCGCGGATAATTGGAGAGCGGCCAGGCCGACAGGATCTCGCGCTGGCTGCGATGGCCGATCAGATAGGCCGTGCCGTCGCCTAGCATCGCGCCGGCGGCAGCGGCGGCGAGCACTGGCACGAGCTTCAATTCGCCGCCCGGGACCAGCGCGCTCAGCGCCAGGATAATGGTCGAGCCCGGCACTAGCGAGCCGACCACCGGGACTGCTTCCAGCAGGGCGGCCAGAAACAACGTCAGATAGGCGAGCCAGGCATGGGCCGAAACGAACGCGATCAAAGGGTCAAGGAATGAAGTCACAGAATTCCTGGGTGGCGATGAAACAGGTCCGAGAGCTAACAACTCCCCGCCGGGCTGAAAAGTGCCTGCGGACAAGCCGCCGTGGCGCTGCGGCGAAAGTACGGCGGGATTTGCAGAGCAGCCTTCCAAAAACCGAGTTTCGCGCCTATCTTTATGATACAACAACGGAACTTTGATTTGCCCGTGGGCTTCTGCCGGCCGATGCTCTCTGCTAGGCTTGTGCGTAGCACCCCATCCGCAGCCAAATGACCTAAATCTGGTTTCGGGAATGCCCGGGACCTCGGAGGATGAATGACGACGGCCGTCCAGACCAAAGCGCAAGAACCCGTCGGGTTGCCCGACATGAAGGTGTCGGTTCGGCAGGTCTTCGGGATCGATAGCGATCTGGAAGTTCCCGCCTATTCCGCGGTCGATCCGCATGTGCCGGAAGTCGACAGCGACTATCGCTTCGACCGCGCCACCACGCTCGCGATCCTCGCCGGCTTTGCCAGGAACCGCCGCGTGATGGTCACCGGCTATCACGGCACCGGCAAGTCGACTCACATCGAGCAGGTTGCGGCCCGCCTCAACTGGCCCTGCGTGCGCGTCAACCTCGACAGCCATATCAGCCGTATCGATCTCGTCGGCAAGGATGCCATCGTGGTCAAGGAGGGCAAGCAGGTCACGGAATTCCGCGACGGCATCCTGCCCTGGGCGCTGCAGCACAACATCGCGCTGGTGTTCGACGAATATGATGCCGGCCGCCCGGACGTGATGTTCGTGATTCAGCGCGTGCTGGAAGTCTCCGGCCGCCTGACGCTGCTCGACCAGAACAAGGTGATCAAGCCGCACCCGGCGTTCCGCCTGTTCTCGACCGCCAACACGGTCGGCCTCGGCGACACCTCGGGCCTCTATCACGGCACCCAGCAGATCAACCAGGGCCAGATGGACCGCTGGTCGATCGTCACCACGCTGAACTACCTCGCCCATGACGAGGAAGTTGAGATCGTGCTGGCGAAGGCGAAGCACTATCGCACCCAGGAAGGCCGCGACATCGTCAACAAGATGGTGCGGCTGGCGGATCTCACCCGCAACGCGTTCGCCAATGGCGACCTGTCGACGGTGATGAGCCCGCGCACGGTGATCACCTGGGCCGAGAACGCGGACATCTTCAACGACATCGGCTTCGCGTTCCGCGTCACCTTCCTCAACAAGTGTGACGAGCTGGAGCGGCCGCTGGTCGCCGAGTTCTACCAGCGCTGCTTCAACGTCGAGTTGCCGGAATCCTCGGTCAACGTGGCGCTCAGCTAGTCCATGCCGAAAATCTCCGTCGAGCGCACAGTCACACAGACGAAGAAAGCGGTGCTCGGCGGATTGCTCCGCTACAACAACGAGAAGATGGGGAAGCAGAAGTACAAGCGCTTCGCCATCTCGCTGCGGCAAGGCGACGAGATCGTCGGTGGCATCGTCGGCGAGGTCTGGACCGCGGTGTTGTTCATCCAGCTGTTCTGGATGGAGCAGAAGTTTCGCAACAAGGGTTTTGGCGCGAAGCTGATCAAGGCGATCGAAGACGAGGCGCGGCGCTTCGGAGCGACGCAATCCTATCTGGATACGATGAGCTTCCAGGCGCCGGGCTTCTACCGCGCCAATGGATATA from Bradyrhizobium sp. B124 includes:
- a CDS encoding BolA family protein, with the protein product MSTKDAIINKLREAFLPESLDVVDESHLHEGHAGHRPGGETHFRVYIVSPAFEGKSRIERHRMINATLAQELAGSVHALAIHAHGPGEKPR
- a CDS encoding DnaJ domain-containing protein is translated as MPIDSSKFFDSIRIKPTKVSAKRQAQAGEQAVACEWAGCQNKGAHRAPKGRENSREYWHFCLDHVREYNQSYNFFQGMNPDDVARYQKDALTGHRPTWKMGPNNGKKESGLDAASDPFHVFSELNGRGRWRPGPGGAEPKPETRKVMNAERKALLVMGLGAGATLEDVKSKYKALVKQHHPDANGGDRSTEDRLIEIIKAYNYLKTVVREA
- a CDS encoding citrate synthase/methylcitrate synthase; the protein is MNMILTKSQIGLDGVPAAETVLSHVDGERGELIIAGEHVASLAGKSSFEGVTARLWNGATGKSLSEANVRASLGAARERAFARLPDLLPATRGMSIVDGFRAAIAGLRGENGLEHEATIVGAFPVIAGALAQHAKGHAPIAPDPNASHAADTLRMLRGRKAEPREVAALDAYFVTVCDHGMNASTFTTRVIASTQADLFAAITGGYCALTGPLHGGAPEPVLEMLDAIGTRERIKPWVDGALAHGERLMGFGHRVYRVRDPRADVLKIAIERLEASGADLPFAGEVEAYIRAALRKKNPERPLETNVEFFTAILLDGLEIPRQAFTPIFATARAAGWTAHALEQRRTGRLIRPSSSYVGAVPKD
- a CDS encoding citrate synthase family protein codes for the protein MKKSAELYLSAREAAAELAISPATLYAYVSRGLIRSEPSPDSRSHRYRAEDIRGLKERRVPSPEPRGFRNFDADLPVMDSAIATITEQGPIYRGVNCVDLAQRDTLEHTATLLWDVTGVDPFASDNCPHVSDEMRAIAEAARRAQPIDRTVAVLALAASADPGAFTRAPDGRAMVGGRILRLLVATMLNAVPSAEPLHEQVARVWTPDNKHAPDLIRRALVLLADHELNASTFTARCAASTGLNLYDSVIAGLVALKGPMHGGAGVLASRLVKTMIDNDVAPVVRERVALGERFAGFGHGVYKKGDPRAISLLEALTRAGAPRKFTREVPDRIAEATGEFVNIDYALAVLVHALRMPAGSELALFAMARSVGWIAHASEQLQLGKLIRPRARYVGPAPGRAGTTNSI
- a CDS encoding DedA family protein, yielding MTSFLDPLIAFVSAHAWLAYLTLFLAALLEAVPVVGSLVPGSTIILALSALVPGGELKLVPVLAAAAAGAMLGDGTAYLIGHRSQREILSAWPLSNYPRVVAQSEAFFNRWGVLAVFFARFVPPIRAFVPITAGALDMPPARFYAINIPAILLWAPAHVLPGVLAVTALHDYAGLPHHQHVGKHLWMFAVAGAAVILSLAIWTIRRRHGSGLIEPAKPAK
- the cobS gene encoding cobaltochelatase subunit CobS; this encodes MTTAVQTKAQEPVGLPDMKVSVRQVFGIDSDLEVPAYSAVDPHVPEVDSDYRFDRATTLAILAGFARNRRVMVTGYHGTGKSTHIEQVAARLNWPCVRVNLDSHISRIDLVGKDAIVVKEGKQVTEFRDGILPWALQHNIALVFDEYDAGRPDVMFVIQRVLEVSGRLTLLDQNKVIKPHPAFRLFSTANTVGLGDTSGLYHGTQQINQGQMDRWSIVTTLNYLAHDEEVEIVLAKAKHYRTQEGRDIVNKMVRLADLTRNAFANGDLSTVMSPRTVITWAENADIFNDIGFAFRVTFLNKCDELERPLVAEFYQRCFNVELPESSVNVALS
- a CDS encoding GNAT family N-acetyltransferase, whose product is MPKISVERTVTQTKKAVLGGLLRYNNEKMGKQKYKRFAISLRQGDEIVGGIVGEVWTAVLFIQLFWMEQKFRNKGFGAKLIKAIEDEARRFGATQSYLDTMSFQAPGFYRANGYKEFGSIEGYPGGVTRHWFTKSL